A region of the Pseudonocardia cypriaca genome:
ACCGGCAGACCGAGCGCGGCCCGAACGGCTGGGTCGGTCACGATGCGGCCCTGCACCACGATGTCCGGCCCGCTGGTGTCGAAGATCCGGTCGCAGTCGATTCCCGACGGGCAGCTGTCACGGAGCACTCGGGTGATCTTCATCAGGCATCCATCCGTCGCAGGGCTGCGGGAAGCGCCAGTGTGGCCCAACAGCTCATCTCAGTCAATCTCAGAGTGGATGGACCGGACCAGCACTGCTACGGTCATCCATTCTGGGAATGGATGAGCGAGGAGGGCGCCGTGCCGATGAGGCGAGCCACCGGCTTGAGAAAAGCGATCGTCGACGCCCTACGGCGGATTTGCCGTCGCCGCCGACACCGGCGGCTGGCGGCACGGATCGACCGCGTGACCCTCGGCGAGCACCTCGCGTACTGGCGTGCCCGACTCGGCAACCACCGGTGAACCGCCCAGATCATGCTGCGCAGGACTGCATCGAAGCCGCGGCGGAGTACCTGGCACACGAACCGGCCGCCGTTGCCCGAGCCCTCAGCACGCACCGCGCGAGGACAGACGGACGGTGCCGCGCTTGCGGGTACCGCGGGGTCAAATGGCCATGCCCAGTAGCGGTCAGCGCGCAGCGAGCACGGCCACTGTCCGCTCCACCAGGCCGGCGATGACCTGGCGTGCAGCGTGTTCTGGGCTTTGCCTCTGCTCGCGCACCGGCAGCAGCGTCGGCCCAGACAAGTCCTGCCGGGGGAGCTCGACCAGCCGCAACCCTTCGACGTCCAGCTCGGCAGGCGCTTCGCCGATTGGTCGCGCCCAGCCTGTGACCTCCGGTAGCCTCCGCCCGTGGCCGACGCGCTCGACCGCGAGCAACAGCTCCTCTCCGCGCTCACGACCGAGCACTTCACCCTCCAGGGCGCCCGCGCGCAGACGCTGACCGAGAGCGCCTCGCGGGCCACCGTCTACGTCGGGGCGGTGTCGAGCTCGCTCATCGCGCTCGGCTTCATCGGACAGATCTCCGAGGTCGGAGCCCCGTTCCAGGTCTTCGCCCTCATCGTGCTGCCGACGCTCTACCTGCTGGGCATCGTCACCCACATCCGGCTGGTCGAGTGCGGCGTCGAGGACGTCCGGTACGGGATGGCGATCAACCGCATCCGCGGTTACTACCGTGAGCTGGCCGGCGACCACGCCCGCCTGTTCCTCCTCACGGCCCACGACGACCCGCGCGGCGTGTTCGAGAACGCGGGCGTCCCGAGCGGCCGCCGCCCGCAGGTCTTCAGCTTCGCGAGCGTCGTCGCCACGATCAACGCGGTCGTCGGCGGCAGCACGGTGGGGATCGCGGTCGCGGCGGCCGCCGACCCACCCCTCGCCGTGACGGCGGCCGCAGGCGCTGTCGCGGGCCTGGCGTCGATCGTGGTGTGGTTGCGCGTCGCCGCACGGATCCTCGCGCGCCGGGTGCCGCGCGATGCTCCGCTGTTCCCGACGCCGCCGACCGGGAACGGCTAGCGGTACTCGGCCACCACGCCGGCCGCGCCCCTACGCACGCACAGGGGCGAGCCGAACGGCGTCGTGGATGCCGGCTGCGTATCGGGCTGGTTGTTCCCACGCGGCGAAGTGACCGCCGTGGGATTCCTCGCGCCACATGCGTACGTCGAAGAATCGCTCGGCGAACTCGCGCGGCGCGTTCACCAGGTCGCGGGGGAAGATCGTGAAGACCGCTGGCGGCGTGACAGCGGCCGGCTTGGGGCCGGCCGCGGCGTACGGGGTGAAAGACGTCCCGATGGAGCCGGTCACCCAGTACGCCGTCACCCAGGTCAGCAGTTCGTCGCGGGTGAACACGGTCTCCACGTCGCCGTTGCAGTCGGTCCAGCCGCGCAGCTTCTCCACCAGCCAGGCCGCCAGCCCCGCGGGGGAATCGCCGAGAGCGGCGGCCAGCGTGTGCGGCTTGGTGGACTGCTCGTGCATGTACCCGCCCTCGCGCGCCTGCCAGTCGCGGCCGTGCTCGACGTAGGCGCGCTCGGTCGGCGACAGGTCGGTGGGCAGGCCGGTCAGGAAGTGGAGCTGCGATACGTCGGTGAGGTGCAGCGCGGCGACCCGCTCGGGATGGCGGGCGGCCAGCGCCTCGGCGACGTCGCAGCCGATGTCGCCGGCCGAGACCACGTACCGGTCGTACCCGAGTGCGGCCATCGTCTCCGCGACCGGGCCGACCATGTCGTCGACCGACATCCCCTGCCCGGCGACCGGCGTGGCGAACGGGAAGCCGGGCAGGCAGGGCGCGACCACGTGGTAGTCCGCGAGCAGAGGCAGGACGCGCTCGAAGCGGAGTACCGAGTCGGGCCAGCCGTGCAGCAGGAGCACCGCGGTGGCATCGGCGCGCTCGGACCGCTGGTGGATCGCTCGGGTGGCGGGCGTCAGCGCCCACGGCAGCCGCCGGATGCGGTCCTCGTGGATGCACCAGTCGTACGAGTGCGCCCAGTAGGTCACGAGGTCGGTGAGGTACTCCGGGTCGACGCCGCGCCGCCATCCCCAACCGCCGGGAAGGGGCACCGGCCGGTACGCACGCAGCCGGGTCCTGAGGTCGTCGACGACGTCCTGGGTGACCGCCGCGGGTGCCGCGCTGTTCTCGTTCACCGCTCACCCCCGGCCAGCGGGCGGAAGAAGGCGGTCAGGTCGTCGGCCAGCAGCTCCGGCTCCTCGTGCGGGGCGAAGTGGCCGCCGCGCGGCATGACGGTGTACCGGGTGAGCCGGTAGGCGCGCTCGACCCAGCTGCGGGGTGGCGGGGCGCCGATCTCGGCGGGGAACAGCGCAACCGCGGTCGGGACCTCGACGGGGCCGCCGTCCGGCACGAGTCCGCGGTCGCCGTCGTAGTACGGGCGGAACGAGGTGGAGATCGAGTTGGTGAACCAGTACAGCGAGGCCTGGGTGAGCAGGAAGTCGTCGCTGAACCGGGTGGAGACGTCGCCGTGGCAGTCGCTCCACGCCCGGTACTTCTCGAGGATCCAGGCGAGCAACCCCGACGGCGAGTCGGACAGGCCCTGGGCGAGGGTCAGCGGACGCGTGCGCTGCTCGTGGGAGTAGCCACCCTCGGTGGCGTGCCACGCCGCCTTCGCGTCCAGGTAGGCGCGTTCCTCATCGGTCAGGTCGGCCGGGTCGTACTCGGGCGGGTCCGCGGCGGTCAGGACGTGGATGCCGACCACCGCCTCCGGGTGGGTCTGCCCGAGCCGGGCCGTGATGCCCGCGCCGAGGTCCTCGCCGTGTGCGCCGTACCGCTGGAAGCCCAACTCGTCGTGCATGAGCCGGTGCCAGATCTCGTGCGTGGGCGAGGTGTCGTCGGGGAAGGTGGGCCGTTGCGGGGACAGCCCGAAACCGGGCAGGGACGGGACGATGACGGTGAACGCGTCGTCCGGGCTGCCGCCGTGGCGTGACGGTGTGGACAGCCGCTCGGCCAGTGCGGTCAGCTCCAGGAAGGAGCTGGGCCACCCGTTGGTCAGGACGAGCGGCAGCGCTCCCTCGCGCTCGGCGTCGTAGCGCAGGTAGTGGACCGGGGTCCCGTCGATGTCGGCGAACCGGGACGGCAGCGCGTTGATGGCGGCCTCGTGCTTGCGCCAGTCGTACGCCGAAGCCCAGTAGCCGACCAGCCGGCGCAGCTCGTCACCGTCGGTGCCGGCCTCCCACCCGCCGACCGGCCAGGGAGTGGCCCACCGCGTCCGGCGCAGGCGCTCGCGCAGATCCTCGAGTTCGGCATCGGAGACGTTCATCGGTTCCTCCCTTGCATCGAGGTGCAACACCGTTGAACGCTAACAGTGGTGTCGCAGGCGTGCAACACCAGTTATGCCGTATGGTGGTGTCGTGGCTCCGCTGGACCTCATCGAGGACTTCCTCAACACCGTCGACGAGCGGACGTTCAGCCGGCACGGTGAGAGCCACGTCGCCGGCGAGCACCTGACCTCCCCGCAGGCGCTGTCGGACTGGCTTGCGGCCCACGACCTGCCGGGCGCGGGGGTCGAGCTGCAGCCGGCCGACCTGACCGCCACCGTCGCCCTGCGCACGGCGCTGCGGCAGGTGCTCCTCGGCGAGACCGATGCCACGGCCGCCTTGACCGACCACCAGCTGCGACTTATCCCGGATCAGTCGGGCGGTCTGCGGATCGCCGCCCGCTCCGGGAAGCCGTGGCTGGACGCCATCGTGGAGACGGTGGCGCAGAGCGCGGCCCGGGGTGAATGGCAGCGGATCAAGCTCTGCGCGGCGCCGGACTGCCACTGGGCCTTCCACGACACCTCACGCAGCGGCCGGGGCCGCTGGTGCTCCATGGAGATCTGCGGCAACCGCCACAAGACCCGCACCTACCGCGAGCGCCACCGACGAGCCGGGTGAGGCATCTTCGGCACGTGCCGAGAACGGGTCAGTCCCCGAAGGCTGCCTGGTGGGCCGCGGCGCAGGTGTGCGGGAGGTCGACCGGTACCACGACGCTGCCGGTGATCGTGGTCTGCGGGGTGATCGGGATCGCCCGCACCCGGGTGGAGCGGATCTCCGCAACCTGATCGGCCGGCAGCACGGTCCAGCTGCGCTGGTTGGAACCAACCTCGACGATCGTGTCCTGGACCGTCCCACCCGCGCAGCCCAACCGGTCCTCCACCCCGGCCTTCCGCATCGCGGCGGTCAACGCTTCCGGCAGGAACAGGCCGTGGTCTCGCGACGGGATCCGCAGGTCGCCGACGGCGAGATCGGCGAGGTCGACCACCGGGCGACCGGCGGCGGGGTGCTGCGCGGACACGACCGCGAACAGCTCCTCCGTCCACGCCGGCAGCACCTCCAGCCCCGGCGCCGAACGCACCCCCCGGGCCAGTGCCAGATCGATCTCCCCTCGTCGCACCGTATCCAGGCGGGCCGCCAGTGGGAGGTCGACCAGCACGACGTCGACGCCGAACGCCGAAGGGTGCTCGCGCAGCGCGTCGATCCCGCGCTCCAGGCGGGCGGTGAACCCGGCGGCGGTACCGATGCGCATCGTGCGCGCCGACACGCCGGCGGCGGCCTGGACGCGGTCCGCGGCCGCGAGCGCGTCACGCGCCGCGGCGAGCACCCGGTGGCCCGCAGCGGTGAGCCGCACCCGGCGCGGTGAACGGTCCAGCAGGCGGACTCCCAGCTCGCGTTCCAGCTGGGCGATCTGCCTGCTGACCGCGGGCTGGGCGATGTGCAGCCGCTCGGCGGCCCGCCCGAAGTGCAGTTCGTCGGCGACCGCGACGAAGTAGCGCAGTGCGCGCAGTTCCACCGAGCCGCCCCCCGTCTGCGACGATGCCTCCAGGTTATCGAGCGCGTCGGAACTGGTCCTGGTTCCCGACGGGGCGCGGTGCTGGGGTCGGATCATGGACATCGACCTGGGTCTGCTCGGCGCCCACCTGCGCGAGCACGAGGTGAGCCCGGAGAGCGCGGTGGAGGTGGAGCGGGCCGGCTACGGCACGCTGTGGCTGGACGCGTCGCCACCGGCCGACCTCGCCTTCGCGGAGGAGCTGCTCGACGCCACCACCCGGTTGGTGGTCGGCACGAGCGTGGTCAACGTGTGGACCGCCGACGCCGATACCGTCGCCGCCTCGTACCACCGGATCGCCGCCAGGCACCCCGGCCGGTTGGTGCTCGGCGTCGGGATCGGGCACCGCGAGGTCCACACCGAGTGGGCCTCGCCGTACGACACCCTGGTGGCCTACCTGCGCCGGCTGGCGCTGGCCGGCGTGCCGGCCGAGCGGGTGGTGCTGGCCGCCCTCGGTCCGAGAATGCTGCGGTTGGCCCGCGACCGCACCGCGGGCACCATCCCCTGCCTGGTCACGCCCGAGCACACTCGCCGGGCGAGGGAGGTCCTCGGTGCGGGCAAGCTGGTACTGCCCGGCCACTTCGCGCTGCCGGAGCCCGACGTCGACCGCGCGCGCGCCGTCGCCAGGGCCGCACCGCCGGGGAACGCCTTGCAGGTCGTCAACTACGCGAACAACCTCCGGCGGCTCGGCTTCACCGACGAGGACCTCGCCGGCACCGGTAGCGACCGCCTCATCGACGCGCTGGTCGCCCACGGCGACCCGGCCGACCTCGCGCGAAGCCTGACCGCGCACCTCGACGCCGGCGCGGATCAGATCGGCGTCTACCCCCTCGGCGACGACCCCGTCGCCACCCTCCGGGCGGTCGCCGATGCCGTGTGGCTCGCACGGTCCGCCTGAGGTGACCGGTACTGCCAGTGCCTCCCGCCAGTTCGAGTGCACACCTACCGTGGACTCATGGGCTCCATCGACCCCCGCAAGGAGATCCGGGAGTTCCTGAGCACGCGACGTGCCCGGATCACCCCCGAAGAGGCAGGTCTGCCCGCCTACGGTGTCAACCGCCGCGTGAAGGGCCTGCGTCGCGAGGAGGTCGCCATGCTCGCCGGTGTCTCGGTCGACTACTACGTCCGCATGGAGCGCAGCAGCCTGGCCGGCGCCTCGGACAGCGTCCTCGAGGCCCTCACCGACGCACTGCGGCTCGACGAGGACGAGCGCGCCCACCTGTTCACCCTGGCCCGCGAGAGCCGAACACGCAGCAGGCGCGCCGCCCCCTCCACCATCCGCCCCGCGATCCAGCGGGTGCTGGACGGGATGACCGACGTACCCGCGTGGGTGAGCAACGGCCGACACGACGTCGTCGCGATGAACCAACTCGCCCGGGCGCTCTACTCCCCCGTGCTCGCCGATCCCCGACGGCCGGCCAACACCACCCGGTTCGTCTACCTGAACCCGGAGGCAGCCCAGGAGTTCTTCGTCGACTACGACCGGATCGCCGACGACGCCGCCGCCATGCTCCGCCTGGAGGCCGGCCGCAACCCCCACGACAAGGCACTCATCGAGCTGGTCGGTGAGCTGTCCACCCGCTCCGAGCGGTTCCGCCGCCGCTGGGCATCCCAGGACGTGAAGTTCCAGCGCAGCGGCCGCAAGCGGCTGCGCCACCCCGTCGTCGGACAGCTCGACCTCGACTTCGAGTCGATGGAGCTCGCCTCCGCGCCAGGGCTCCAGCTCTACGTCTACACCGCGGCCGCCGGCACACCGACCGCCGACGCGCTCAAACTGCTCGCCTCCTGGGCCGCCTCGAACGACAGCCTCCCGACCGAGGCCGTGCAGGCCGGCACCAGCTGAGGGAGCGGGACCCGTGCGACCGGCCGCATCGCGACCGGCCGCACGGGAGTGGGTCACGGCGTGACGAGGACCTTCAGGGCGGCCCGCTCGTCCATGACGCGGTAGCCGTCGGGCACCTCGTCGAGGCCGATGGTGCGGTCGAACACCTTGCCCGGGTCGAGTCTGCCCTCGAGGACGTCGGGCAGCAGTTCGTCGATGTAAGCCCGCACCGGCGCCGGGCCACCGGTGAGGGTGACGTTCGGGCGGAACAGGCTGCCCATCCCGACCGGGGCTTCCGCGTACTGCGGCACACCGACCCGACTGATCACACCGCCCGCGCGGACCACGCCGACCGCCTGGTCGTACGCCGGGCGGTGGCCGACGGCCTCGAGCACGGCGTGCGTGCCGTGGCCACCGGTCAGCTCGCGCACCTTCTCGACGCCCTCGTCACCGCGCTCGGGCACGACGTCGGTCGCTCCGAACTCGCGGCCCAGATCGGTGCGGTCCTCGTGGCGGCCCATCAGGATGATCCGTTCGGCGCCGAGCCGCTTCGCCGACAGCACAGCCATCAGGCCCACCGCACCGTCACCGATCACGGTCACGGTCGTCCGCTCGTTCACGCCGGCCTTCACCGCCGCGTGGTGGCCGGTGCCGAACACGTCGGCGAGGGTCAGCAGCGACGGCAGCAGCGGCGAGTCCTCACCGACCGGGATCGGCACGAGGGTGCCCTGCGCCTGCGGCACCCGAACCGCCTCGGCCTGGGCGCCGGCGAAGAACCCGCCGTTCGGGCACGAGGTGTGCAGCCCCTCCCGGCAGAACTCGCAGGTGCCGTCCGCGTAGGCGAACGGGCTGACGACCATGTCCCCCTTCTTCAGCCCCGACACCTCCGAGCCGATCTCCTCGACGACACCGAGGAACTCGTGGCCCATCGGCGAACCCTCCGCGCTCGCCGGCATCGAGTGGTAGGAGTGCAGGTCGGTGCCGCACACGCACGCCCGCACCACGCGCACGACCGCGTCGGTCGGCTCCTGCAGCACCGGGTCGGGCAGGGTCTCCAGCCGGACGTCGCCGGCGCCGTACATGACAGTTGCTCGCATCAGGTCCTCGGAACTGGTCGGTCGGTTCTCGACGTCCAGAAGACCTCCGTACTTCGCGCCGAGGGAGTGCCTGATGTGCCAGGTACTGCGAGGGCCCCCAGCTGATGAGCTGCTTGTCAGCGCGGTGTCCGCCCCGTGTCAGCGACTCACCTCAGTCTTCGCACGTCGAACGACAGGAGGCGACCATGAACGACATCGGGCGGCGCCGTGCAGCGGGGGCAGCGCTCGTCGCCAGCGGAGGCATCTTCTTCACCGCCGAGTTGATCGCCGCGGCGGCGTGGACCGATCCGCCCTACAGCTACACGCACCACTTCATCAGCAACCTCGGCGTGCACGGACCCGCCACCGCGTTCGGGCAGTTCATGTACTCGCCGCTCGCATGGGTCATGAACACCGGCTTCTTCCTGTTCGGGCTCGCAGCGCTGGCCGGCGTCGCCATGTTGCGCGGGCTGCCGAGCAGGCGGCGCTGGGTGATGACCGTGACAGCTGCGCTACTGGCGGCAGGCGGCGTCCTCGTGGCGCTGTTCCCGGGATCCGGCGACAACGGCACCGCCGACTACCACGGCCTGGGCACCGCCCTCGCCTTCATCTCCGGCAACGTGCTGTCGATCCTGATCGGCCGCGCGCACGGGCCTCTCGGCGTCTCCCCCGGGCTCGGCGGGGCGCTGGTGATGTTCGGGATACTCGGCCTGGTCTCGCTGGTCGCCTTCGGGACCGTCCTCGCATCGGACGCCGGCGTGCTCATCGGCCTCTTCGAGCGCGGCATCCTGTATCCGTTCCTGATCGGATTCATCGTCGCGGGCTGCGCGGTGTGGAAGCGCCGTGCGCACGAAGTCAGCAGCGGCTGATCGAGTCAGCACCAGAACCGGGGCGCAGGAGACGCCTCCCCGCGCCGCTTGCAGTTCCCGCAGACGCCCCAAACCGCAAGGGATTCGAATCAGCACGCGGGACGGGCTGCGCAGGTGGTCGATCTTGGGTCGCATCCCCATCAGGCCTCTGACCTGGGGTTCTGCTCCTCCGGTTGGACTCGAACCAACAACCCTGCGATTAACAGTCGCATGCTCTGCCAATTGAGCTACGGAGGACCGTACGGGTGCGGGGCGGAGCCCCGCTGGCAGGAAGAACCTTAGCGCACGGCCCCTGCCCGCCCGCGGGCCCCCTCCCCGTGCGTGTCGTGCTTGTGGCCGTTCACGGTCTCCTCGACGCGGGCGCGGACGACGCCCGCGGCGCCCTGGACGGCCGGGTGGTCGGCGATCCGCTGGTAGGCGCGGTGGAGCTGTTCGTAGTGTTCACGGCCGGCGCGGGAGCCCAGCACGTACCCGACGGCGGCGCCCAGCAGGAACTTCCACATCTCGTCTCCCCGGTTGATGCGTCCCCCGTGCATCCATGGTGCCCGGGATGGGAGCGCGGTAGACGTTCGATCGCCGATGGGTACTTTCGGCGCTGCAGCCGGAGGGTGCGCCGTCCGGCTTGACACATGCCGGACGTCACACCAGGGTCGCTTGGGTTTCTGTTCGGATGTGTTGTCTTGTGTGCGAGTCACCCGACGAGAGGACGATGTGCTCCCCTTCCCCGGCATCGCGATGGGCTGCGACTACAACCCCGAGCAGTGGGACCCCTCGGTGTGGCGCGAGGACGTTGCGCTGATGCAGGAGGCCGGCGTCGGGTTCGTGACTCTCGGGGTGTTCTCGTGGGCGTGGCTCGAGCCCACGCCCGACGAGTACGACTTCGCCTGGTTCGACGAGGTGCTGGGGCTGCTGCACGACGCCGGGATCGCCGTGGACCTGGCAACGGCCACCGCGTCGCCGCCGCCGTGGCTCACGACGAGCCACCCGGAGGTGCTGCCGGTCGACGTCGAGGGGCGCACGCTGTGGCAGGGCAGCCGGCAGTCGTGGTGCCCCAGCTCCCCGGTGTTCCGCGACCACGCTCTGCAGCTCGTCGGCGAGCTGGCCCGGCGGTACGGCAACCACCCGGCGGTGAAGCTGTGGCACGTCAGCAACGAGCTGGGCTGCCACGTCGTCAGGTGCTACTGCGACGTGAGCGCCGCGGCGTTCCGGCGCTGGCTGGTGGGCCGGTACGGCTCGGTCGACAAGCTGAACGACGCCTGGGGCACAGCGTTCTGGTCGCAGCGCTACTCCTCGTTCGACGAGGTGCTGCCACCGCGGCTCACGCCGACCATCAGCAACCCGAGCCACGAGCTGGACTTCTCCCGCTTCTCCTCCGACGCGCTGCTGGACCACTACCGCGCCGAGCGGGACGTGCTGCGCCAGCTCTCGCCGGACGTGCCCGTCACGACGAACCTGATGGTCAACCCGCGGCAGCACGGCACCGACTACTTCCGCTGGGCGCCTCAGATGGACCTGGTCTCCCAGGATCACTACATCGACACCCGGCTGCCCCGGCCGCGGGCCGAGCAGGCGTTCAGCGACGACCTCACCCGCGGGGTGGCGGGCGGCGCGCCGTGGATGCTCATGGAGTCGGCCACGAGCGCGGTGAACTGGCAGCCGGTCAACCCGGCGAAGAAGCCCGGGGAGCTGCTGCTCGACTCGCTGCGCCACGTCGCCCGCGGCGCCGACACGGTCGGGTTCTTCCAGTGGCGGGCCTCCAGGGCGGGCGCCGAGAAGTACCACTCGGCGCTGGTGCCGCACGCCGGGCCGGACTCGGCGCGCTTCCGCGAGGTGGTGGAGCTCGGCGGGCAGCTGCAGAAGCTCGGCGAGGTGGCGGGGAGCCGGGTCGAGGCCGACGTGGCGCTCCTCGTCGACTGGGAGGCGTGGTGGGCCTGCGACCTCGGCTCGCACCCCAGCTGCCAGGTCCGATACATGGACGCCGCGCTGCGCTGGCACCGCGCCGTCACCGAGGTGGGCGCAACGGCCGACGTCGTGCATCCCTCCGCCGACCTGTCCGGCTACAAGCTCGTGATCGTCCCGACGCTGTACCTGTGCACCGACGAGACGGCCGCCGCGCTGCAGGCGTACGTCGAGGGCGGCGGGCACGTCCTCGTCACCTACTTCTCGGGGATCGTCGACGAGCACGACCACGTCCGGCTCGGCGGCTACCCCGGTGCGTTCCGCGACCTGCTCGGCGTGCGCACCGAGGAGTTCGCCCCGCTCATGCCCGGGGTCACCGTGGCGCTCGACGACGGCAGCACCGCCGACGTCTGGACGGAGCTGCTCGAGGCGCGGGACGCGGAGGTCGTCGCGAGGTACACCGACGGGCCGCTGCCCGGCACGCCCGCGCTCACGCGCCGCGCCGTCGGCGACGGTGCGGCCTGGTACCTCGCCACCTGGCTCGACGACGAGGCAACGGCCGCGCTGGCCGACCGGCTCACCCGGGAGGCCGGGGTCACCCGGCTCGACGCGCCGCAGCCGGGCCTCGAGGTCGTGCGGCGCGGCCGGTACCTGTTCGTGCTCAACCGGGGCGACCTGCCGGCGAGCGTCCCGGCCACCGGTGTCGACCTGCTCACCGGTGACCGTGCCGACGGCGAGTTGCGGGTCGCGGCGGGCGCGGCCGCCGTGATCAAGTCGGACGAGGGCTGATGCTCGCCCGCCAGCGCCAGGAGCTGATCCTGGACTCCGTCCGTGCCACGGGCGGTGTGCGGGTGTCGGAGCTGGTCGACCGGCTGGGCGTCTCGGACATGACGGTGCGCCGCGACATCGACGAGCTCGCCCGGCGCGGGCTCGTCACGCGCGTGCACGGCGGCGCGACCGCGGCGGGCAGCAGCGTGGAGGAGCCCGGGTTCGCGGTGAAGTCGGCGCTGCACACGGCGGCGAAGCAGGCCATCGCCGAGGCGGCGGCCGCGCTGGTCGAGCCGGGGGCGTCCGTGGCGCTGTCGGCGGGTACGACGACGCATGCCGTCGCGTCGGTGCTGCTGGGGATCCCGGGGCTCACGGTCGTCACGAACTCGCTGCGGGTGGCCGAGGTGCTGCACGCGGCGCCGCGCCCCGACCTCACGGTCGTGCTCACCGGCGGTGAGCGCACCCCGTCGGACGCGCTGGTCGGGCCGGTGGCGGTGGCGGCCCTGCGCGGCCTGCACGTCGACTGGTTGCTGATGGGGGTGCACGGGATGGACGTCGATGCCGGCTTCACCAGCCCCAACCTGGCGGAGGCCGAGACGAACCGGGCGCTGCTCACCAGCGCCCGTCAGGTGGCCGTGGTGGCCGACAACTCGAAATGGGGAGTAGTGGGGTTGAGCACGATCGCGACCCTCGACGAGGCCGACGTCGTCGTGAGCGACGACGGCCTCGATCCGGAGGCACGTCAGGCCATCGAGCAGAGCTGCGGACGGCTGGTGTTGGCGGCATGACCACGATCCGTCGCACGACCGCTCGCATGGCCGACGGCCGCGAGCTGATCTACTTCGACGACGTCACGCCCGACCGCGTGCCGGCGCCCGACACCCGCGACCTGCCGACCGTGCAGACCGGGTCGATCATGCGCTACGACGTGCTCACCGGTGAGTGGGTGGCGATCGCGGCCCACCGGCAGGACCGTACGTTCCTCCCGCCCGCCGACGCGTGCCCGCTGTGCCCGACGCGGCCCGGGCGCGCGCCGTCGGAGATCCCGGCGTCGGACTACGACGTCGTGGTGTTCGAGAACCGCTTCCCGTCGTTCGCCCAGGACGTCGCCACCGACGTGCCTGCGGAGGTGGACGGCGACCCGCTGTGGCCGCAGCGCCCGGCGGTCGGGCGGTGCGAGGTGGTCTGCTTCACGAGCGACCACAACTCCTCGTTCGGTGCCCTGCCCGTCGAGCGGGTCCGCACGGTGATCGAGGCGTGGGCCGACCGCACGGCTGCGTTGTCGGCGATGTCGAGCGTGGAGCAGGTGTTCCCGTTCGAGAACCGCGGCACCGAGATCGGCGTGACGCTCGAACACCCGCACGGCCAGATCTACGCCTACCCGTTCGTCACGCCGCGCACCGCGCAGCTGCTGAACCGGGCGGCCGAGCACCGCCAGCGCACCGGCCGAGACCTGTTCGACGACGTGCTCGCCGCCGAGCGCAAGGCCGGCACCCGCGTCGTCCGCGAGGGCACCCACTTCACCGTTTTCGTCCCGGCCGCGGCACGGTGGCCGGTGGAGGCGCACCTCGTGCCGCACCGGCCGGTCCGCGACTTCGCCGACCTCACCGAGGAGGAGCGCACCGAGCTGGCGGAGCTGTACCGCGACCTGCTGCACCGGTTCGAGGTGTACTTCGACGAGGCGCCGCACCCGCCGTACATCGCGGGCTGGCACCAGGCACCCGTGCACACCGGGCGCGACCTCACCCGGCTGCACCTGCGGTTGTTCTCGCTGCGCCGGGCGCCCGGGAAGCTCAAGTACCTCGCCGGCTCGGAGTCGGGGGCGGGCGCCTGGATCAACGACGCGCTGCCGGAGCGGATTGCCCAGCGGCTTCGGGAGGTCGGATCGTGAGTACGTTCTCGGAGTTCTTCGGCCGCGAGCCGGACGGCCGCTGGGCGGGCCCCGGCCGCGTCAACCTGATCGGCGAGCACGTCGACTACGCCGACGGCCTGTGCCTGCCGTTCGCGATCGCGCAGCGCACGATCGTGGAGGTCGCGAAGCGCTCGGACGATCGGCTGCGGCTGTGCAGCCTCTCGGAGGAGGGCGGCTTCGACGGCGAGCTGGGCGACGTCGGCCCGGGACGCCCGGAGGGCTGGTCCGGCTACGTCGCGGGCGTGTTGTGGGCACTGCGGGAGGCGGGCCACGCGGTCGGCGGGATCGACCTGCTGGTCACGGACACGGTGCCGCTCGGGTCCGG
Encoded here:
- a CDS encoding epoxide hydrolase family protein, coding for MNENSAAPAAVTQDVVDDLRTRLRAYRPVPLPGGWGWRRGVDPEYLTDLVTYWAHSYDWCIHEDRIRRLPWALTPATRAIHQRSERADATAVLLLHGWPDSVLRFERVLPLLADYHVVAPCLPGFPFATPVAGQGMSVDDMVGPVAETMAALGYDRYVVSAGDIGCDVAEALAARHPERVAALHLTDVSQLHFLTGLPTDLSPTERAYVEHGRDWQAREGGYMHEQSTKPHTLAAALGDSPAGLAAWLVEKLRGWTDCNGDVETVFTRDELLTWVTAYWVTGSIGTSFTPYAAAGPKPAAVTPPAVFTIFPRDLVNAPREFAERFFDVRMWREESHGGHFAAWEQPARYAAGIHDAVRLAPVRA
- a CDS encoding epoxide hydrolase family protein; protein product: MNVSDAELEDLRERLRRTRWATPWPVGGWEAGTDGDELRRLVGYWASAYDWRKHEAAINALPSRFADIDGTPVHYLRYDAEREGALPLVLTNGWPSSFLELTALAERLSTPSRHGGSPDDAFTVIVPSLPGFGLSPQRPTFPDDTSPTHEIWHRLMHDELGFQRYGAHGEDLGAGITARLGQTHPEAVVGIHVLTAADPPEYDPADLTDEERAYLDAKAAWHATEGGYSHEQRTRPLTLAQGLSDSPSGLLAWILEKYRAWSDCHGDVSTRFSDDFLLTQASLYWFTNSISTSFRPYYDGDRGLVPDGGPVEVPTAVALFPAEIGAPPPRSWVERAYRLTRYTVMPRGGHFAPHEEPELLADDLTAFFRPLAGGER
- a CDS encoding CGNR zinc finger domain-containing protein, which gives rise to MAPLDLIEDFLNTVDERTFSRHGESHVAGEHLTSPQALSDWLAAHDLPGAGVELQPADLTATVALRTALRQVLLGETDATAALTDHQLRLIPDQSGGLRIAARSGKPWLDAIVETVAQSAARGEWQRIKLCAAPDCHWAFHDTSRSGRGRWCSMEICGNRHKTRTYRERHRRAG
- a CDS encoding LysR family transcriptional regulator — translated: MELRALRYFVAVADELHFGRAAERLHIAQPAVSRQIAQLERELGVRLLDRSPRRVRLTAAGHRVLAAARDALAAADRVQAAAGVSARTMRIGTAAGFTARLERGIDALREHPSAFGVDVVLVDLPLAARLDTVRRGEIDLALARGVRSAPGLEVLPAWTEELFAVVSAQHPAAGRPVVDLADLAVGDLRIPSRDHGLFLPEALTAAMRKAGVEDRLGCAGGTVQDTIVEVGSNQRSWTVLPADQVAEIRSTRVRAIPITPQTTITGSVVVPVDLPHTCAAAHQAAFGD
- a CDS encoding TIGR03620 family F420-dependent LLM class oxidoreductase codes for the protein MDIDLGLLGAHLREHEVSPESAVEVERAGYGTLWLDASPPADLAFAEELLDATTRLVVGTSVVNVWTADADTVAASYHRIAARHPGRLVLGVGIGHREVHTEWASPYDTLVAYLRRLALAGVPAERVVLAALGPRMLRLARDRTAGTIPCLVTPEHTRRAREVLGAGKLVLPGHFALPEPDVDRARAVARAAPPGNALQVVNYANNLRRLGFTDEDLAGTGSDRLIDALVAHGDPADLARSLTAHLDAGADQIGVYPLGDDPVATLRAVADAVWLARSA
- a CDS encoding helix-turn-helix transcriptional regulator — its product is MGSIDPRKEIREFLSTRRARITPEEAGLPAYGVNRRVKGLRREEVAMLAGVSVDYYVRMERSSLAGASDSVLEALTDALRLDEDERAHLFTLARESRTRSRRAAPSTIRPAIQRVLDGMTDVPAWVSNGRHDVVAMNQLARALYSPVLADPRRPANTTRFVYLNPEAAQEFFVDYDRIADDAAAMLRLEAGRNPHDKALIELVGELSTRSERFRRRWASQDVKFQRSGRKRLRHPVVGQLDLDFESMELASAPGLQLYVYTAAAGTPTADALKLLASWAASNDSLPTEAVQAGTS